One stretch of Anabas testudineus chromosome 24, fAnaTes1.2, whole genome shotgun sequence DNA includes these proteins:
- the knstrn gene encoding small kinetochore-associated protein isoform X1: protein MSSKIPRGVHVPAEMKKMAHKPESKDTATASATANTATKSDGILKAQKENIQRKNVAPKVHKGISTRYGQQAELKEQNQHLMATNEELQKNLTDSQQRVAELELQLSDLEKENAEVQKNLRDCHVLLVTAEIDPVLGERVGEAAQQNEDQRKEAMTVSSDLLNELITFSNTASQQRVRLEEIQATMTDLSQARERMMQERESFSVEAAELEKALREAESLLL, encoded by the exons ATGTCTTCAAAAATCCCAAGAG GTGTGCACGTACCTgcagaaatgaagaaaatggCTCATAAACCTGAATCCAAAGACACAGCAACTGCGTCTGCAACAGCAAATACTGCCACAAAATCAGATGGTATTCTTAAAgctcaaaaagaaaacattcaaag AAAAAATGTTGCGCCTAAAGTTCACAAGGG CATCTCGACCAGGTATGGGCAACAGGCAGAACTCAAGGAGCAAAATCAACATTTGATGGCCACCAACGAGGAGCTGCAAAAAAATCTCACAGACTCACAG CAAAGAGTAGCTGAGTtggagctgcagctcagtgacCTTGAAAAAGAGAATGCAGAGGTGCAGAAAAACCTGAGGGACTGTCATGTTCTCCTTGTCACTGCAGAAATAGACCCAG TTTTAGGAGAAAGGGTTGGAGAAGCTGCACAACAGAATGAAGATCAAAGAAAAGAAGCTatg acCGTTTCCTCAGACCTGCTGAATGAATTAATCACGTTTAGCAATACTGCATCACAGCAACGTGTTCGGCTGGAG GAAATCCAAGCAACAATGACAGACCTCAGTCAAGCACGGGAACGTATGATGCAAGAGCGGGAAAGCTTTTCTGTGGAAGCTGCTGAATTGGAAAAAGCTCTCAGGGAAGCAGAATCTCtcctactgtaa
- the knstrn gene encoding small kinetochore-associated protein isoform X2: MKKMAHKPESKDTATASATANTATKSDGILKAQKENIQRKNVAPKVHKGISTRYGQQAELKEQNQHLMATNEELQKNLTDSQQRVAELELQLSDLEKENAEVQKNLRDCHVLLVTAEIDPVLGERVGEAAQQNEDQRKEAMTVSSDLLNELITFSNTASQQRVRLEEIQATMTDLSQARERMMQERESFSVEAAELEKALREAESLLL; this comes from the exons atgaagaaaatggCTCATAAACCTGAATCCAAAGACACAGCAACTGCGTCTGCAACAGCAAATACTGCCACAAAATCAGATGGTATTCTTAAAgctcaaaaagaaaacattcaaag AAAAAATGTTGCGCCTAAAGTTCACAAGGG CATCTCGACCAGGTATGGGCAACAGGCAGAACTCAAGGAGCAAAATCAACATTTGATGGCCACCAACGAGGAGCTGCAAAAAAATCTCACAGACTCACAG CAAAGAGTAGCTGAGTtggagctgcagctcagtgacCTTGAAAAAGAGAATGCAGAGGTGCAGAAAAACCTGAGGGACTGTCATGTTCTCCTTGTCACTGCAGAAATAGACCCAG TTTTAGGAGAAAGGGTTGGAGAAGCTGCACAACAGAATGAAGATCAAAGAAAAGAAGCTatg acCGTTTCCTCAGACCTGCTGAATGAATTAATCACGTTTAGCAATACTGCATCACAGCAACGTGTTCGGCTGGAG GAAATCCAAGCAACAATGACAGACCTCAGTCAAGCACGGGAACGTATGATGCAAGAGCGGGAAAGCTTTTCTGTGGAAGCTGCTGAATTGGAAAAAGCTCTCAGGGAAGCAGAATCTCtcctactgtaa
- the LOC113149690 gene encoding adhesion G-protein coupled receptor G5-like, whose translation MTQKIYRTWFFLVGFLWNVSSGLNDDRLPNLPENTIDKLSNCLTYNKSIVVADRFYDVITKPNHTSYDNFCTVFVQRNSTVNDSSNYPWPQLDEKNNLYISKYIINRNASMCVVNGTKCRTIPDYKDLDYYSNFNYSGSCYYTCLYTGTVCKSASYDETYCNQTGANITNKYIINLINQTKNCISCDNPVKTPQTTIKLNETVVTTGGKVSAASAVKIMSSMANIASTMSGSSATLNVGEGITGVLVVQKDPVNIEEISLAYGSPQGSINIISSQGNLDTFSRSVSVSKEAFNKAVNLNVTNPFAALMRFNNMTGDTLNSTILGNEVLAVEMGASITNLSDPISITFRNMKYDGIPSCHSWNGEGSQPNWTSDGCETNTSGSIITCQCSHLTFFAILMAPPNTTISSTDLNNLTIITQVGCGLSMLFLSIVLFMHFLMRKSKASVTTTILIHLVLAMFLLNFTFLINNFVASVKNPLACKIMGALMHYFMLATFTWFAAHAFHLCLQLYTGGKIVIHRYILKLSISTWIIPSIVGIVLLIIGKYGEQVISTDKASNNMAMCWITDVNVHYIVNIGYYALVFLFTFTTFIIIVSWLICIKRNKGGTVQVNRKSRSIVTILGLCCMLGVTWGFAFFAYGVLQIPAYYIFTVLNSFQGFFLFIYYYNTRHTAPTNADTSGNRNSTSSTSTYQTTLDMLTNPYVTYEKKT comes from the exons atgacacaaaaaatCTACAGGACTTGGTTTTTTCTGGTGGGATTTCTGTGGAATGTTTCTTCTG GTCTAAATGACGACAGATTGCCAAACCTCCCAGAAAATACAATTGATAAACTCAGTAACTGTTTGACTTATAATAAGAGTATTGTGGTTGCTGACCGCTTCTATGATGTCATCACTAAGCCCAACCATACGAGTTATG ACAATTTCTGCACAGTATTTGTGCAGAGAAATTCAACTGTAAACG ATAGCTCGAATTATCCGTGGCCTCAACTGGATGAAAAAAATAACTTGTACATctcaaaatatataattaatcgGAACGCTAGTATGTGTGTCGTAAATGGGACAAAATGCAGGACAATACCTGACTACAAAG atCTAGATTATTACTCTAACTTCAATTACTCAG GTTCATGCTATTATACATGCTTGTATACAGGGACAGTATGTAAAAGTGCCAGTTATGATGAAACCTACTGCAACCAAACAG GTGCAAATATAACCAACAAGTACATCATCAACTtaataaaccaaaccaaaaactGTATCAGCTGTGATAATCCAGTGAAAACTCCTCAGACGACAATTAAGCTGAATGAAACTGTGGTCACTACTGGAGGAAAAGTCAGCGCAGCTAGTGCGGT taaaataatgagcAGCATGGCGAATATTGCCTCAACCATGAGTGGGTCTTCAGCTACATTGAATGTAGGAGAAGGAATCACAGGTGTCTTAGTGGTGCAAAAAGACCCTGTGAACATAGAGGAGATCTCCCTTGCTTATGGGTCTCCACAAGGCAGCATAAAT ATTATAAGCAGTCAAGGAAATCTGGACACGTTCTCAagatctgtttctgtgtctaaaGAAGCTTTTAATAAAGCTGTCAATTTAAACGTTACAAATCCATTTGCAGCTCTCATGCGATTCAATAATATGACTGGG GATACTTTGAACAGCACTATTTTAGGTAATGAGGTTTTAGCTGTTGAAATGGGAGCCAGCATCACCAATCTCAGTGACCCAATAAGCATCACTTTTCGGAACATGAAATAT GATGGAATTCCATCCTGTCACTCGTGGAATGGTGAAG GTAGCCAACCAAATTGGACTAGTGATGGATGTGAGACAAACACAAGTGGGAGCATCATTACATGCCAATgttcacatttgacattttttgctATCTTAATG gCTCCACCAAATACAACCATCTCTAGTACTGACCTGAACAATCTCACTATCATCACCCAAGTTGGCTGCGGCTTATCCATGCTCTTCCTCAGCATAGTCCTCTTCATGCACTTCCTTATGAG GAAGTCCAAGGCCAGTGTAACCACAACGATCCTGATCCACCTTGTGTTGGCCATGTTCCTGCTCAACTTCACTTTCCTGATCAACAACTTTGTGGCAAGTGTGAAGAACCCTCTGGCTTGTAAGATTATGGGGGCTTTAATGCACTACTTCATGTTGGCCACTTTCACATGGTTTGCTGCGCACGCCTTCCACCTTTGCCTTCAACTGTACACGGGTGGCAAGATCGTAATCCATCGTTACATACTCAAACTCTCCATCAGCACCTGGA ttATACCTAGCATAGTTGGGATTGTCCTGTTGATTATAGGAAAATATGGTGAACAAGTTATATCCACTGATAAAGCTTCAAACAATATGGCCAT GTGCTGGATAACAGACGTTAACGTCCACTACATTGTCAACATAGGCTACTACGCGTTGGTCTTCCTCTTTACCTTCACTACCTTCATCATCATAGTGTCCTGGCTCATTTGtatcaaaagaaacaaaggtgGCACTGTACAAGTtaacagaaaaagcagaagtaTTGTCACCATCCTGGGACTGTGCTGCATGCTGGGTGTCACGTGGGGCTTTGCCTTCTTTGCCTATGGGGTCCTCCAGATCCCAGCCTACTACATTTTCACAGTCCTCAATTCTTTTCAAG GTTTCTTTCTGTTCATCTACTACTACAACACCAGACACACGGCACCAACAAACGCTGACACAAGTGGTAACAGAaacagcaccagcagcaccagcactTATCAAACCACTCTAGACATGTTGACGAACCCCTACGTAACctatgaaaagaaaacataa